The following is a genomic window from Ignavibacteria bacterium.
ACTTTTGAATTTAGCAGCATATGATTACTATGGAATACGTTTCAACGCTGCCGACGCATTGAAAAAATATGCGAGTGATTATTACAATGATTTATCAACCGGAATCAATTCAACGAATATAGTTTTTGTTCAACAGGCATTGCTGAACGGCTTTCAAAATTTAGATGATAATTTATTTATGAATTTTGTAAATGCAAATAAAGAAAATTTATTACTGACAGATGCAATGAAAATTACAACAGCTCAAATTATCCTTCTCAAATCCAAATCAAGCTCAAATCCCGGCTTTCTGAATTGGGGGATTACTTTAATTAAAGAGATTGAAGCTTCTACAAATTTAAAAATCCGCTAATGGGATTCTTAACTTAATTCAGAATGGTACATTTTTATAATGCAAGTTCTTCATTGAATTTCCTGTCTTAAAAAACTAATTTCACTCTCAAATCAAACCAAGGAGTAAAGAATGAAATTTTTATCTAAAAATTTTGCTTATCTCTTAGTTCTCACCGTTTTAATGATTTTTGCTTCCGGCTGCGTTAACGTTGACCAAAAGACAGTAATAAACAACGATGGAACCGGAAACATTACATTACATTACTGGACAAAAAATTCAAATCTCAGCATGGGAGATGAAGTCGGCGGATTTGCTTTTGCCGATTCCAAAGTCCGCGAAAATTATTCTTCCGGAAACACGGAAGTTACAGATGTTAAAATCGAGAAAAATGATGTGGACTCTACTTCTCATGTAAATGTTAATCTTAAGTTCAAAGATTTCAATAAGCTCAGTGAAGCAAAAGCTTACTCAAAAGTTACTCCTGTGTGGACAAAAGGCGACAATGGAATGACTTTCAGTTACACGATTGCAAAAGATACTGCTAACGCCGGCAACATGGGAATGAGCGAATATAAGCTCACCTACGCATTTGAATTCCCCGGTGATGTTCTCGAAACTAACGGCAGAAAAGACGGCTCTAACAAAGTTGTATGGGAAAAAACCGTTGCTGATTTAAAAGATGATTTAGTGTTTACCGCAACAGTAAAGGGCGGAGGAAAAGGATGCGGATTATTCGGAATCGAGCTTCCGATTGTGATTTTATTAGGTTCAGTTTTAGCATATAGAAGATTTAAAAAATAAGAATTTTTACAATCTTTAAATCCCCCCTTTCTGAGGGGGGATTTTTCTGTTTGTTTTAATTCGATTAGGAAACCTTTCTAAATTGAAGATAAAACGATATTTGGGTATATTTATAATTGATGAAAAAACATACCTTAATATCGTTTTTTTTACTCACCTTTTTTATAACAAGTCATAATACATCATTTTCATCAGACTCAACTGCTGAAACCCAAATAGATAACTTTATTTCAAACGGGGTTATGAGCAGTGTCTTTCCCGGCGGACAGCTTTTAATTGCGAAAAGCGGAATTGTTATTTACGATAAAGTCTTTGGAAGTTATACATATGATGAAAACAGTCCGCATGTAACCAAATCAACTTTATATGATTTGGCTTCTCTGACAAAAGTCGTTGCTACAACCCCTGCAATTATGAAGCTTTATGAAATGAAAAAACTTGATGTAAATGATAAGGTTGCAGGTTACATTCCCGAATTTGCGAACAACGGAAAGGAAGATATTACGATAAAGAATTTGCTTTTGCATAACTCTGGTTTGAAAGCATGGATTCCTTTTTATCAAACTTGTTCAGGGAAAGAAGATGTTTTAAATACAATTTATAATATTTCGTTGGATTATACTCCCGAAACCAAAACTGTTTATAGCGACTTGAATGCAGTTTTACTTGGAGAAATAGTTGAAAGAGTTTCCGGGAAAAGTCTGGAAGAATTCTGCAGAGAATATATTTTTAAAGAGCTTGATATGCAAAACACTGGATTTAATCTTAACTCAACCCAGAAAGGTTTAGCTGCTCCAACTGAGAATGATGTTTATTGGAGAAAGAAACAATTGCAGGGTGAAGTTCATGATGAATGCGCTTATTTAATGGGCGGAGTTTCAGGCAACGCAGGCTTGTTTTCAAATGCAGAGGATTTGTATAAATATATGAATATGTTGATTAAGCGCGGTGAATATTATAACCCTCACAGTAATCGTTTAGTCATCGAAGAAATGTTTAAGCCTGAAACCGTGGATTTATTCACAACAAGAT
Proteins encoded in this region:
- a CDS encoding serine hydrolase; this encodes MKKHTLISFFLLTFFITSHNTSFSSDSTAETQIDNFISNGVMSSVFPGGQLLIAKSGIVIYDKVFGSYTYDENSPHVTKSTLYDLASLTKVVATTPAIMKLYEMKKLDVNDKVAGYIPEFANNGKEDITIKNLLLHNSGLKAWIPFYQTCSGKEDVLNTIYNISLDYTPETKTVYSDLNAVLLGEIVERVSGKSLEEFCREYIFKELDMQNTGFNLNSTQKGLAAPTENDVYWRKKQLQGEVHDECAYLMGGVSGNAGLFSNAEDLYKYMNMLIKRGEYYNPHSNRLVIEEMFKPETVDLFTTRFSNFSYYNSRALGWDTKPEPKGSTRTQCGEMMSENCFGHTGYTGTSIWYDKDRELLIIFLTNRVYPTRDNTAMRDFRPDLHNKIIELYN